The Raphanus sativus cultivar WK10039 chromosome 2, ASM80110v3, whole genome shotgun sequence genome includes a region encoding these proteins:
- the LOC108837895 gene encoding methyl-CpG-binding domain-containing protein 5 produces the protein MSNGTDQAQPPAEKTGLLVESRPKKRASPGDNWAPPPGWTTEEKVRTSGTKAGLVDKFYYEPVTNRKFRSRTEVMYYLEHGTPKKKNKNAVSNSNSNTKSQRSEDRGSYKRLAQPNKKANEQPPPPPPKPLDFDFLNVPEKVIWSGTNGVEEAWCPFIGDYKIQESVSQDWDRAFTLVTTNGNMSV, from the exons ATGTCGAACGGCACGGATCAGGCGCAACCACCGGCGGAAAAGACGGGTCTTCTGGTGGAATCAAGGCCGAAGAAGCGTGCATCTCCGGGGGATAACTGGGCGCCGCCTCCTGGTTGGACAACCGAAGAAAAGGTTCGAACCTCCGGTACCAAAGCTGGTTTGGTGGATAAG TTCTACTACGAACCTGTTACAAATCGTAAGTTCCGGTCAAGGACCGAGGTGATGTACTACTTGGAACACGGAACtcctaaaaagaaaaacaagaatgCGGTTAGCAACAGTAACAGTAATACCAAATCACAA cgTTCTGAAGACCGAGGAAGCTATAAGCGGCTGGCCCAACCCAACAAAAAGGCTAACGAGCAGCCACCACCCCCACCCCCAAAGCCGTTGGACTTTGATTTTCTGAATGTCCCGGAGAAGGTCATTTGGTCAGGGACAAACGGCGTAGAAGAGGCTTGGTGTCCTTTCATTGGGGACTACAAGATTCAAGAATCTGTTAGCCAAGATTGGGACAGAGCCTTCACTCTTGTCACCACAAATGGAAATATGTCGGTTTAG
- the LOC108829888 gene encoding LOW QUALITY PROTEIN: mitotic spindle checkpoint protein BUBR1 (The sequence of the model RefSeq protein was modified relative to this genomic sequence to represent the inferred CDS: deleted 1 base in 1 codon): MRHGEDHHLLLQIVKLREELANVEIIARAAIVAIEAAQNPSNPKEAFPPGGDCPGLLVIYEQCVRKSWLSERNAKPVEKLNDANKKLQTLGTMRRPKTVDQEPKENDLPSRSSGTILSRGDNNNNTGRQALGPQAKRTKLNHSSKAPLAICKDTTSSDQAEMDKSKPEFGSWLMLGGRSERNKENNALPGKWVAFKLPLLPPLRFL; the protein is encoded by the exons ATGCGGCATGGAGAAGACCACCACTTACTTCTTCAAATTGTGAAACTCCGAGAAGAATTGGCGAACGTGGAGATCATAGCTAGAGCAGCAATTGTAGCTATTGAGGCAGCTCAAAATCCAAGCAATCCCAAG GAGGCGTTTCCTCCTGGTGGAGATTGCCCGGGGCTGTTGGTGATATATGAGCAATGCGTCAGAAAGTCCTGGCTTTCGGAGCG AAATGCAAAGCCTGTCGAGAAGTTGAATGATGCTAACAAGAAGTTA CAGACATTGGGAACTATGAGAAGGCCCAAAACAGTTGAT CAGGAGCCAAAGGAGAATGACTTACCGTCAAGAAGCTCTGGGACTATATTGTCTAGGGGAGATAATAATAACA ATACGGGCAGGCAGGCGTTAGGACCACAAGCAAAGAGAACAAAGCTGAATCA CTCATCCAAGGCACCTTTGGCTATCTGCAAGGACACTACATCGAGTGATCAAGCAGAGATGGACAAGTCAAAACCAGAGTTTGGTTCTTGGCTCATGCTTGGAGGCAGATCAGAGAGGAACAAAGAGAACAATGCTTTACCTGGAAAATGGGTGGCATTCAAG CTGCCTCTGCTTCCTCCTTTGAGGTTTTTGTAG
- the LOC108843115 gene encoding scarecrow-like protein 30 isoform X1, whose amino-acid sequence MDAILQVPVDGFRLDNGSGSCCKPRNNLDSGTSRFTCFKESESQSLSSPTESTESQNPCSTEESTVCSTNHPVLKYINDMLMEEDIEEQSCMLEDSLALQAAQRSFFEVLHQDQTPPPPPPPEQISGDQDNCSIENFSSITSLLQQPTLGFTEISEESTRRYRLRGDDDEEDDLESERRSKLPAISAVDELAEKLEEVLLVCQKNDHGEATPNKTGRAKGSLNRSKAQKSDQPVDMRNLLMQCAQAVASFDQSRAFEKLKEIREHSSSHGDATQRLGYHFAEALEARITGTTKTPGFDVLGRTPMIDILKAYKEFVQSCPTLAMCYYTANRTIFELASKATTLHIVDFGILYGFQWPCLIQALSTRPGGPPKLRVTGIELPQPGFRPSERVEETGRRLKRFCDKFSVPFEYNFIAKAWDTITLDELVINSGETTVVNCILRLQYTPDETVSLNSPRDTALRLFRDINPDLFVFAEINGMYNSPFFLTRFREAMFHCSSLFDMFESNISEENDCRTLVERELIIKDAMSVIACEGAERFARPETYKQWQVRILRAGFRPAKLNKQIMKEGKELVRERYHKDFVIDNDNHWMFQGWKGRVLYALSCWKPAKKQ is encoded by the coding sequence ATGGATGCTATTCTGCAAGTACCCGTTGATGGGTTCAGATTAGACAACGGTTCTGGATCTTGCTGCAAACCAAGAAACAATCTTGACTCCGGAACCAGCCGCTTCACCTGTTTCAAAGAATCTGAATCTCAGAGCCTTTCTTCTCCGACCGAATCTACTGAATCCCAGAACCCTTGTTCAACCGAAGAATCTACGGTATGTTCAACTAACCATCCTGTTTTGAAGTATATCAATGACATGTTGATGGAGGAAGATATTGAAGAACAGTCTTGTATGTTGGAAGACAGTTTGGCTTTACAAGCGGCACAGAGATCTTTCTTTGAAGTGCTTCACCAAGATCagactcctcctcctcctcctccgcctgaACAAATCTCCGGCGATCAAGACAACTGTTCTATTGAAAACTTCAGCTCGATAACGAGCTTATTACAGCAACCAACCTTAGGTTTCACTGAGATCTCTGAGGAATCAACAAGAAGGTACCGCCTAcgaggtgatgatgatgaagaagatgatctcGAGAGTGAGCGGAGATCAAAGCTCCCTGCAATTTCTGCGGTGGATGAGCTAGCTGAAAAGTTGGAGGAAGTGTTATTGGTGTGTCAAAAGAATGATCATGGGGAAGCAACACCGAACAAAACCGGACGAGCAAAGGGATCACTGAACCGGTCCAAGGCTCAGAAGTCAGATCAGCCAGTTGATATGCGTAATCTCTTGATGCAGTGCGCGCAAGCAGTGGCTAGCTTTGACCAGAGCAGAGCTTTTGAGAAACTGAAGGAGATAAGGGAACACTCTTCTAGCCACGGCGACGCAACTCAGAGGCTTGGTTACCACTTCGCAGAGGCCCTTGAAGCACGCATCACTGGAACCACGAAGACACCAGGATTTGATGTTTTGGGCAGAACACCGATGATTGACATTTTGAAGGCGTACAAGGAGTTCGTTCAGTCTTGCCCTACCCTAGCAATGTGTTACTACACTGCAAACAGAACTATCTTTGAGCTTGCGTCCAAAGCAACCACACTTCACATCGTTGACTTTGGGATCCTCTATGGATTTCAGTGGCCTTGTCTGATACAAGCCCTGTCGACCCGACCGGGCGGACCACCAAAGCTCCGTGTGACTGGCATCGAGCTGCCTCAGCCAGGATTCCGCCCATCAGAGCGGGTAGAAGAGACTGGTCGGAGACTGAAACGATTCTGTGACAAGTTCAGTGTCCCGTTTGAGTACAACTTCATAGCCAAAGCTTGGGACACCATAACTCTTGATGAGCTGGTGATCAATAGTGGAGAGACAACAGTTGTCAACTGCATCCTCAGGCTACAGTACACGCCTGATGAAACCGTGTCCCTAAACTCTCCGAGAGACACGGCTCTCAGACTATTTAGAGATATCAATCCTGACCTCTTCGTGTTTGCAGAGATTAACGGGATGTACAACTCGCCCTTCTTCCTAACAAGGTTTAGAGAAGCCATGTTCCATTGCTCGTCCCTCTTTGACATGTTTGAGAGCAACATATCAGAAGAGAATGATTGTAGGACCTTGGTGGAGAGGGAGCTAATAATAAAGGATGCGATGAGTGTGATCGCCTGTGAAGGGGCTGAGCGGTTCGCGAGGCCAGAGACCTACAAGCAATGGCAGGTTAGGATCCTAAGAGCCGGGTTTAGGCCAGCGAAACTAAACAAACAGATCATGAAGGAAGGGAAGGAGTTGGTAAGAGAACGTTATCACAAAGATTTCGTGATCGACAATGATAACCACTGGATGTTTCAGGGATGGAAAGGAAGAGTCCTCTATGCTCTTTCCTGCTGGAAACCTGCTAAGAAGCAATAA
- the LOC108843115 gene encoding scarecrow-like protein 30 isoform X2 — protein MRNLLMQCAQAVASFDQSRAFEKLKEIREHSSSHGDATQRLGYHFAEALEARITGTTKTPGFDVLGRTPMIDILKAYKEFVQSCPTLAMCYYTANRTIFELASKATTLHIVDFGILYGFQWPCLIQALSTRPGGPPKLRVTGIELPQPGFRPSERVEETGRRLKRFCDKFSVPFEYNFIAKAWDTITLDELVINSGETTVVNCILRLQYTPDETVSLNSPRDTALRLFRDINPDLFVFAEINGMYNSPFFLTRFREAMFHCSSLFDMFESNISEENDCRTLVERELIIKDAMSVIACEGAERFARPETYKQWQVRILRAGFRPAKLNKQIMKEGKELVRERYHKDFVIDNDNHWMFQGWKGRVLYALSCWKPAKKQ, from the coding sequence ATGCGTAATCTCTTGATGCAGTGCGCGCAAGCAGTGGCTAGCTTTGACCAGAGCAGAGCTTTTGAGAAACTGAAGGAGATAAGGGAACACTCTTCTAGCCACGGCGACGCAACTCAGAGGCTTGGTTACCACTTCGCAGAGGCCCTTGAAGCACGCATCACTGGAACCACGAAGACACCAGGATTTGATGTTTTGGGCAGAACACCGATGATTGACATTTTGAAGGCGTACAAGGAGTTCGTTCAGTCTTGCCCTACCCTAGCAATGTGTTACTACACTGCAAACAGAACTATCTTTGAGCTTGCGTCCAAAGCAACCACACTTCACATCGTTGACTTTGGGATCCTCTATGGATTTCAGTGGCCTTGTCTGATACAAGCCCTGTCGACCCGACCGGGCGGACCACCAAAGCTCCGTGTGACTGGCATCGAGCTGCCTCAGCCAGGATTCCGCCCATCAGAGCGGGTAGAAGAGACTGGTCGGAGACTGAAACGATTCTGTGACAAGTTCAGTGTCCCGTTTGAGTACAACTTCATAGCCAAAGCTTGGGACACCATAACTCTTGATGAGCTGGTGATCAATAGTGGAGAGACAACAGTTGTCAACTGCATCCTCAGGCTACAGTACACGCCTGATGAAACCGTGTCCCTAAACTCTCCGAGAGACACGGCTCTCAGACTATTTAGAGATATCAATCCTGACCTCTTCGTGTTTGCAGAGATTAACGGGATGTACAACTCGCCCTTCTTCCTAACAAGGTTTAGAGAAGCCATGTTCCATTGCTCGTCCCTCTTTGACATGTTTGAGAGCAACATATCAGAAGAGAATGATTGTAGGACCTTGGTGGAGAGGGAGCTAATAATAAAGGATGCGATGAGTGTGATCGCCTGTGAAGGGGCTGAGCGGTTCGCGAGGCCAGAGACCTACAAGCAATGGCAGGTTAGGATCCTAAGAGCCGGGTTTAGGCCAGCGAAACTAAACAAACAGATCATGAAGGAAGGGAAGGAGTTGGTAAGAGAACGTTATCACAAAGATTTCGTGATCGACAATGATAACCACTGGATGTTTCAGGGATGGAAAGGAAGAGTCCTCTATGCTCTTTCCTGCTGGAAACCTGCTAAGAAGCAATAA